One Gloeothece verrucosa PCC 7822 DNA window includes the following coding sequences:
- a CDS encoding SGNH/GDSL hydrolase family protein, with protein sequence MIDLGIDNIVFLGDSLTDNGNYYNLTKQATGIGFPDQPFYAKGCFSNGSVWSDYVGTALGLNNIPFTNFAPFTDQIPQNNQAINFAIGGATSGSKNLGFPPEYPAGLQQQVDALTGLKQTQVFNPSDTLYSLWIGGNDYLSLNLSADNTKKDTKNFVQQTVGQTIGNIKTTLTTLVNQMDAEHIMVFNLPDLSQTPLGLSLKPDAAQTLKSLVTEHNKQLDKEIKSLSKTYTDVDFISIDINALFKDITKKSNPFKFDNLTQAATNTNLYDPQFNPLTHKLTQSPNADNYLFWDSAHPTTKAHGLIADYVIKALESDKNLSKANKAVDLTAQSQIVPSNISNIPAVATSNDSLSVVSNLVTSNPIVLNLNAAGQVQVSSSQQGQVNNKLLGQPVNDLFPTQLQIPIFQLNFANK encoded by the coding sequence ATGATAGATTTAGGCATCGATAACATAGTTTTTCTAGGCGATAGTCTCACAGATAATGGCAATTATTACAACCTAACTAAGCAGGCAACTGGGATAGGGTTTCCTGATCAACCTTTTTACGCTAAAGGTTGCTTTAGTAACGGTTCAGTCTGGTCAGACTATGTTGGCACCGCACTCGGATTAAATAATATTCCTTTTACTAATTTTGCTCCTTTTACTGACCAAATTCCTCAAAATAATCAGGCAATTAACTTTGCCATTGGTGGCGCTACTTCGGGAAGTAAAAATTTAGGATTCCCTCCAGAATACCCAGCAGGACTACAACAACAGGTAGACGCACTTACAGGGCTGAAACAGACTCAAGTATTTAATCCCTCAGATACTTTGTATTCTTTATGGATTGGGGGAAACGATTATTTAAGTCTAAACTTATCGGCAGATAACACCAAAAAAGATACTAAAAATTTTGTTCAGCAAACTGTCGGTCAGACTATCGGCAATATCAAAACCACGTTAACGACCTTAGTTAATCAGATGGATGCTGAGCATATTATGGTATTTAATTTACCTGATTTGAGCCAAACTCCTTTAGGATTGAGCCTTAAACCTGATGCGGCTCAAACATTAAAATCTCTGGTGACTGAGCATAATAAACAATTGGATAAAGAAATAAAGTCATTAAGTAAAACATATACCGATGTTGACTTTATCTCTATTGATATCAATGCTCTCTTTAAAGACATAACTAAAAAGTCTAATCCGTTCAAATTTGATAATCTAACTCAAGCCGCAACAAATACAAATCTTTACGATCCTCAATTTAACCCTCTCACCCATAAACTCACTCAGAGTCCTAATGCCGATAATTATCTCTTCTGGGATAGCGCTCATCCCACGACTAAAGCACATGGTCTTATAGCTGATTATGTTATTAAAGCTTTAGAATCCGACAAAAATTTATCTAAAGCTAATAAAGCTGTTGATTTGACGGCTCAGAGCCAGATTGTGCCCAGTAATATCAGTAATATTCCTGCTGTTGCCACATCAAACGATTCATTATCTGTGGTCTCAAATTTAGTTACTTCTAACCCGATTGTGTTAAATCTGAATGCGGCAGGACAAGTACAGGTTTCCTCCTCTCAACAAGGGCAAGTAAACAATAAACTGCTTGGGCAACCCGTTAATGACTTATTTCCTACTCAACTTCAAATTCCCATCTTTCAATTAAATTTTGCTAATAAATAA